Proteins encoded in a region of the Haloarchaeobius salinus genome:
- a CDS encoding mRNA surveillance protein pelota produces the protein MQVKSRVRVEGGRERITLVPESLDDLWHLQYVLEPGDLVAGDTTRRIQRDDEELRDTGGEREHMHVTIGVEEVEFHKFANRLRVSGTIEDCSREDQLGLHHTLNVEDHDEIEVTKHWKPDQLERLEEAEESADNPDVVIATVEEGEAHIHTVTQYGTESRGTFTGTTGKGEYARGRGELFAELATALARMDADAFILAGPGFTKQDAYDHIEKNHPEVAEKMTVVDTASVGDRGVHEVLKRGAVEDVQRETRIAAEADAIDELMERIATGHEAAYGLEQVQKAAEYGAIDELLILDEKLREERGPDGEWVLDVNDLITDVERKGGEITVFSSEFDPGRQLRNLGGIAALLRYRLE, from the coding sequence ATGCAGGTGAAGAGCCGGGTCCGCGTCGAGGGCGGTCGCGAGCGCATCACGCTCGTCCCCGAGAGCCTCGACGACCTCTGGCACCTCCAGTACGTCCTCGAGCCCGGCGACCTCGTCGCCGGCGACACCACCCGCCGCATCCAGCGCGACGACGAGGAGCTGCGCGACACGGGCGGCGAACGCGAGCACATGCACGTCACCATCGGCGTGGAGGAGGTGGAGTTCCACAAGTTCGCGAACCGGCTGCGCGTCTCGGGGACCATCGAGGACTGCTCCAGGGAGGACCAGCTGGGGCTGCACCACACGCTGAACGTGGAGGACCACGACGAGATCGAGGTCACGAAGCACTGGAAGCCGGACCAGCTCGAACGCCTCGAGGAAGCCGAAGAATCCGCGGACAACCCGGACGTGGTCATCGCGACGGTCGAGGAGGGCGAGGCGCACATCCACACGGTCACGCAGTACGGCACGGAGTCGCGGGGCACCTTCACGGGGACGACCGGCAAGGGCGAGTACGCCCGCGGTCGCGGCGAGCTCTTCGCCGAGCTCGCGACCGCGCTGGCACGGATGGACGCCGACGCGTTCATACTCGCGGGGCCGGGCTTCACGAAGCAGGACGCCTACGACCACATCGAGAAGAACCATCCCGAGGTTGCGGAGAAGATGACCGTCGTGGACACCGCCTCCGTGGGCGACCGCGGGGTCCACGAGGTGCTGAAACGGGGTGCCGTCGAGGACGTCCAGCGCGAGACGCGCATCGCGGCCGAGGCGGACGCCATCGACGAGCTGATGGAGCGCATCGCCACGGGTCACGAGGCAGCGTACGGGCTGGAGCAGGTCCAGAAGGCGGCGGAGTACGGTGCCATCGACGAGCTGCTGATCCTGGACGAGAAGCTGCGCGAGGAGCGCGGCCCCGACGGCGAGTGGGTCCTCGACGTCAACGACCTCATCACCGACGTCGAGCGCAAAGGCGGCGAGATCACGGTGTTCTCGAGCGAGTTCGACCCCGGCCGACAGCTCCGGAACCTCGGCGGTATCGCGGCGCTGCTGCGGTATCGACTGGAGTGA
- a CDS encoding TrmB family transcriptional regulator gives MTADEDDAIESMERLGLTSYEAKVFIALHKLGTGTARDVSRVTDVPRSQVYSVTESLEDRGLVEVQQSSPIQYRAVSIDEARSTLRERFEQESNRAFDYVETVREEFGRDEEEEQEDIWMVRGHDRIADRAADLIRRAEDSILFAARSPELVGDDIDTALRERADDGLAVVVFSEDPAVRALYDDHPGIEAVEPLTDTHVNDEHTGRALLGDDDILLLSVLGDDEELPGINRETAFWSAGTGFAEVLVQLVETTISPVDR, from the coding sequence ATGACCGCCGACGAGGACGACGCCATCGAGTCGATGGAACGCCTCGGCCTCACCAGCTACGAGGCCAAGGTGTTCATCGCCCTGCACAAGCTCGGCACCGGCACCGCCCGGGACGTCTCGCGCGTGACCGACGTGCCGCGCTCGCAGGTGTACAGCGTCACCGAGAGCCTCGAGGACCGCGGGCTCGTGGAGGTGCAGCAGTCCAGCCCCATCCAGTACCGTGCGGTCAGCATCGACGAGGCCCGCTCGACGCTCCGGGAACGCTTCGAGCAGGAGTCCAACCGGGCGTTCGACTACGTCGAGACGGTCCGCGAGGAGTTCGGCCGCGACGAGGAGGAGGAGCAGGAGGACATCTGGATGGTCCGGGGGCACGACCGGATCGCCGACCGTGCCGCCGACCTCATCCGGCGCGCCGAGGACTCCATCCTGTTCGCCGCGCGGTCCCCCGAACTCGTCGGCGATGACATCGACACCGCGCTGCGAGAGCGCGCCGACGACGGGCTCGCCGTCGTCGTCTTCAGCGAGGACCCCGCGGTCCGGGCGCTGTACGACGACCACCCGGGCATCGAGGCGGTCGAACCGCTGACCGATACCCACGTCAACGACGAGCACACAGGTCGTGCGCTGCTCGGCGACGACGACATCCTGCTGTTGAGCGTGCTCGGCGACGACGAGGAGCTGCCGGGCATCAACCGCGAGACCGCGTTCTGGAGCGCCGGAACCGGATTCGCGGAGGTGCTGGTCCAGCTGGTCGAGACGACCATCTCGCCGGTCGACCGATAG
- the rqcH gene encoding ribosome rescue protein RqcH has product MEPKRELTSVDLAALVSELNAYKGAKLDKAYLYGDDLVRLKLRDYDRGRVELILEVGDVMRAHVAAPTHVPDAPGRPPNFAMMLRNRLSGADFEGVEQYEFDRILEFEFSREDGDTKIIVELFGHGNVAVCDGTYEVIDCLDTVRLKSRTVAPGSTYGFPDSRINPLTVDYEGFAHTMDDSDTDVVRTLATQLNWGGLWAEELCTRAGVEKVLDITEAGDEEYEQLYDVVQRLAESLSSADLDPRVYYEVDDGDDEDGEDSGDDGPRGVVDVTPVPLEEHEMDDSLASDAYETFNGAVDDYFYELDRSDDEESEPVGNTGPDFEEQIAKHERIIEQQEGAISGFEEQAEEEREKAELLYGNYGLVDEVISTVRSAREDDVPWDDIAETFEAGADQGIPEAEAVVDVDGSEGTVTLELDGTRVAVDVADGVEKNADRLYTEAKRIEGKKEGAMAAIEDTREELAEIKERKAAYEERDEDDSEDEDDEHEVDWLARADIPIRRDEKWFERFRWFHTSTGYLVIGGRDADQNEELVKKYVEGGDRVFHTQAHGGPVTVLKATDPSEPSREVDFDDGTLQQAAQFAVTYSSVWKDGRYADDVYMVDADQVSKTPESGEFLEKGGFAIRGDRTYFRDTPVGCAVGIQCEPSTRVIGGPPAAIEDRVETSMRVEPGRYAQGDVAKRIYREFRERFNDTSFVRKVASPDRIQHFLPPGGSRIVEE; this is encoded by the coding sequence TCGACAAGGCGTACCTCTACGGCGACGACCTGGTCAGGCTGAAGCTGCGCGACTACGACCGGGGTCGCGTCGAACTCATCCTGGAGGTCGGCGACGTGATGCGCGCCCACGTCGCCGCGCCGACGCACGTCCCCGACGCGCCCGGGCGGCCGCCGAACTTCGCGATGATGCTACGGAACCGGCTCTCGGGCGCGGACTTCGAGGGCGTCGAGCAGTACGAGTTCGACCGCATCCTCGAGTTCGAGTTCTCCCGCGAGGACGGCGACACGAAGATAATCGTCGAGCTGTTCGGCCACGGCAACGTCGCGGTCTGCGACGGGACGTACGAGGTCATCGACTGTCTGGACACAGTGCGACTCAAGTCCCGCACGGTCGCGCCGGGCTCGACCTACGGCTTCCCGGACTCCCGCATCAACCCCCTCACCGTGGACTACGAGGGGTTCGCCCACACGATGGACGACTCCGACACCGACGTGGTCCGCACGCTCGCCACCCAGCTGAACTGGGGCGGGCTCTGGGCCGAGGAGCTGTGCACCCGCGCCGGCGTCGAGAAGGTCCTCGACATCACCGAGGCCGGCGACGAGGAGTACGAACAGTTGTACGACGTGGTCCAGCGCCTCGCCGAGTCGCTCTCGTCGGCCGACCTCGACCCCCGGGTGTACTACGAGGTCGACGACGGGGACGACGAGGATGGCGAGGACTCCGGCGACGACGGTCCTCGAGGCGTCGTCGACGTGACGCCCGTCCCGCTGGAGGAGCACGAGATGGACGACTCGCTCGCCAGCGACGCCTACGAGACGTTCAACGGCGCGGTCGACGACTACTTCTACGAACTCGACCGGAGCGACGACGAGGAGAGCGAGCCGGTCGGCAACACCGGCCCGGACTTCGAGGAGCAGATCGCCAAGCACGAGCGCATCATCGAGCAGCAGGAGGGCGCGATTTCGGGCTTCGAGGAGCAGGCCGAGGAGGAGCGCGAGAAGGCCGAACTGCTGTACGGCAACTACGGGCTGGTCGACGAGGTCATCTCGACGGTCCGCTCGGCCCGCGAGGACGACGTGCCCTGGGACGACATCGCCGAGACGTTCGAGGCCGGCGCGGACCAGGGCATCCCGGAGGCCGAGGCGGTCGTCGACGTCGATGGCTCCGAAGGGACGGTGACGCTCGAACTCGACGGTACGCGCGTCGCGGTCGACGTGGCAGACGGCGTCGAGAAGAACGCCGACCGGCTCTACACCGAGGCCAAGCGCATCGAGGGCAAGAAGGAGGGTGCGATGGCGGCCATCGAGGACACCCGCGAGGAGCTCGCGGAGATCAAGGAGCGCAAGGCGGCCTACGAGGAGCGCGACGAGGACGACAGCGAAGACGAGGACGACGAGCACGAGGTCGACTGGCTCGCCCGCGCCGACATCCCGATCCGCCGCGACGAGAAGTGGTTCGAGCGGTTCCGCTGGTTCCACACGAGCACGGGCTACCTCGTCATCGGCGGCCGAGACGCCGACCAGAACGAGGAGCTCGTCAAGAAGTACGTCGAGGGCGGCGACAGGGTGTTCCACACGCAGGCCCACGGCGGCCCCGTCACCGTGCTGAAGGCGACGGACCCGAGCGAGCCCTCCCGCGAGGTCGACTTCGACGACGGGACCCTGCAGCAGGCCGCCCAGTTCGCCGTCACCTACTCCTCGGTCTGGAAGGACGGCCGGTACGCCGACGACGTCTACATGGTCGACGCCGACCAGGTGTCGAAGACGCCCGAGAGCGGCGAGTTCCTGGAGAAGGGCGGCTTCGCCATCCGCGGTGACCGGACCTACTTCCGGGACACGCCGGTCGGCTGTGCGGTCGGCATCCAGTGCGAGCCGTCGACCAGGGTAATCGGCGGCCCGCCGGCCGCAATCGAGGACCGCGTGGAGACGAGCATGCGCGTCGAGCCGGGTCGGTACGCCCAGGGCGACGTGGCCAAGCGCATCTACCGCGAGTTCCGCGAGCGGTTCAACGACACCTCCTTCGTCCGCAAGGTCGCCAGCCCGGACCGCATCCAGCACTTCCTGCCGCCGGGCGGGAGCCGCATCGTGGAGGAGTGA
- a CDS encoding DUF4013 domain-containing protein, with protein sequence MVAEAFLYPFRDGADRSALAVLFACGLVTAICGQLAVALYPATPWLVPALVAPLPLVAWAGFCRHVVASTVTDRDAPLPSFGSVRGRFRDGLLLIAVTVAYLAVPAGMLLITVRGATRIDPVAITLETGTVVLLGSTLTMFVALAVGYVYPAVVARRLDRADAPLFHPGGLLYVIHNPSYLVAWAAAMVVAFVGFGVSGQLFGGRGVPGLLAGLVAVYASVVAARLVGIGYVRAR encoded by the coding sequence GTGGTCGCTGAGGCGTTCCTCTACCCGTTCCGCGACGGGGCGGACCGGTCGGCCCTCGCCGTGCTGTTCGCCTGCGGGCTCGTGACCGCCATCTGCGGCCAGCTCGCCGTCGCGCTCTACCCGGCGACACCGTGGCTCGTCCCCGCGCTCGTCGCACCGCTCCCGCTCGTCGCCTGGGCGGGCTTCTGTCGACACGTCGTCGCGTCGACGGTCACCGACCGGGACGCCCCGCTGCCGTCGTTCGGGAGCGTGCGAGGCCGCTTTCGCGACGGGCTCCTGCTCATCGCCGTGACGGTGGCGTACCTCGCAGTCCCGGCTGGGATGTTGCTCATCACGGTGCGGGGCGCGACCCGGATCGACCCGGTGGCCATCACGCTCGAGACCGGGACGGTCGTCCTGCTCGGCTCGACGCTGACCATGTTCGTCGCCCTCGCCGTCGGCTACGTCTACCCCGCCGTCGTCGCCCGCCGGCTCGACCGCGCGGACGCGCCGCTGTTCCACCCGGGCGGGCTGCTCTACGTCATCCACAACCCCTCCTACCTCGTCGCCTGGGCGGCCGCGATGGTCGTCGCGTTCGTCGGCTTCGGCGTCTCCGGCCAGCTGTTCGGCGGCCGCGGCGTCCCGGGGCTGCTCGCCGGGCTCGTGGCGGTGTACGCGAGCGTCGTGGCTGCGAGGCTGGTCGGTATTGGGTACGTACGGGCCAGGTAG